ACTCTCTACCACTTAATCGGATATATATAGGTAATTGTAGTAGTAACTCTAATTGTACTAGAAAAATTATCCAAGTGAACTTGTAAATGGGTGGATATAACCCAAATTTTGTAATTATAAACTACTAAtagaaatgacttttattattatgaaGTTTAGTTCATTTTCTTAATTGTGCCATTATGTATAATCACtactatttattttatatatattatttaagtaaTTGATGGTCTCTTTTAATTATCATGAAGGATAATGCAAACTCGAAGAACTTTTATCGACGCCCAAGTTGATGAGATGATTAGTTAAAGGGTTAATGAAGCTTTAGCCGCTGCTGAGGCATGAAGAGTGCAAGCTAATGCTAGTCAAGCTGGAGGATCTGGTGGAAATAATGCTCCACAAAGATGTACCTACAAAGAGTTTATCAACTGCAAACCTCAAACTTTCACTGGAGTGGAAGGTCCAGTTGGATTGATGaggtggtttgagaagctcgagtCCGTTTTCAGGATCAGCAACTGTGCTGATGTAGATTGAATAAAGTTTGCCACCTGTACTCTTCAAGACAGTGCTCTTACGTGGTGGAACCCTTTTGCTCAGTCTACAGGCATGGATGAGGCTTATGCAacaccatgggaagaattcaagcgAATGATGATCAgtgagtattgtccaagaaacgAGATTTAGAAACTTGAGATTGAGTTGTGGAATTTGGAGATTCAAGGAACTAACATTACTGGATATACGAAGCGATTCctagaacttgctttgatgtgtccTGAGTTTGTTACTACTGAAGAAAAGAAGATCGAGAGGTATGTGTGTGGACTCTCGGAAGACATCCAAGATGATGTAATGTCTTCTAAACCAAGAACTCTTCAAGATGCTATCTGAATGGCACACAATCTGACGGATCAGGTTACGCATCGTCAAGCGCCGGAAGCGACGCCTAATGTGAAAGCTCAAGGCAACAAGCGCAAGTGGAACTAGAATCAAGGAAATAGTTCTCAGCAGAAGAAGCATGATAATCCTAAGTCTGAGAATACTAGTGCCAACATGAACTACAATGGCAAGAAACCTTATTGTAATCGATGTTATAAGCATCATTATGGAGCTTACACTATTGTTTGTGATAGGTGCAAAAAGGTGGGACATATGTCCAAAGATTGCAGAGTCAATCTCACGCAGCCAACTGGAAACAAACCCaagacttgttatggatgtggacaaGTGGGACACATGAAGAATCAGTGTCCAAATGCCAAGAAGGATGGAAATTCAAAAGGAAGAACATTTAATATCTCGACAAAAGGAGCTCGTGAGGATCCTGAGTTGGTCACGAGTACATTTCTTCTTAACAACTGCATTGCTTATgtgctatttgatagtggtgctgatagaagttttatttcTAAGGACTTTAGTACCGTGATTAACGTACCTCCAACTGCTTTAGACACTAAGTATGTCATAGAATTGGCTAATGGCAAAATGTTGAAAGTAGataagattttttgaggttgtgcTTTAACGTTAGCTGATACACTATTTGAAGTTGATCTTATGCCTGTtgagttaggtagttttgatgttattattggtatggattggttatctaaGAACCATGTGGACATTGCTTGCGCGGAGAAAGCCATTCGTATTCCTCTCGCGAATGGTGAGATTTTGGTAGTGCAAGGAGATAAGAGTGGCACCAAACTCAACATCATTTCTTGCATGAAGGCTCGTAAATGTTTAAGGAAAGGATGTCAAGCCATCCTCACGCACGTAAAAGAGATAGAGTCGGAGGAGAAGCGACTTGAGGATGAACCGGTAGTAAAGGATTTTCCTGGAGTTTTTCCTAAAGATTTGCCTGGTCTTCCTCCACGTAGagaagttgaatttcaaatcgacttAATTCCTGGTACTGCACCTGTTGCTCGACCACCGTATCGATTAGCACCTTCGGAATTGCAAGAGTTAtcgaaccaattacaagaactgttgGATAAAGGATTTATTCGACCTAGTTCATCGCCCTGgggtgctcctattttgtttgtaaagaagaaagatggatctatgagGATGTGCATAAATTATTGAGAGTttaacaaattgacgattaagaatcgatacccactaccgaggatcgatgatttgtttgatcaattacaacgaTCTAGTGTGCatttgaagattgatttgagatttgGTTATCATCAGTTAAGAGTCAAGGAGGATGaaattcctaagactgcttttaggGCACGATATGGCCATTATGAATTCttagtcatgccatttggtttgactaacgcacctgcgatattcatggatctcatgactCGAGTGTGTAAGTCGTATTTGTACAAGTtttttatcgtgttcatcgatgatattttgatctactccaaaagcaaagaagaacatgaagAATACTTGAAATTAATTCTTGGATTGCGATAGAAAGAGTAATTGTACACCAAGTTTTAAAAGAGCGATTTTTGGTTACAGtcggtacaatttttgggtcacgcGGTTAGTAGCCAAGGTATTcatgttgatcctgccaagattaagGCTATTGGAAACTGGGAAGTTCCTAAGACCCCGACTCATGTGAGGCAATTTTTAGGTCTTACTGGATATTACAGAAGGTGTATCCAAGATTTTTCGAAGATTGCGCGAcctttaactgcattgactcacaaaggcaagaagtttgagtggttgaAGGAACAAGAATCTGCATTCCAACAATTGAAGCATAAACTAACTACTgtgcctatattatcattacccgagggaaatgatgattttgtagtTTATTGTGACGCCCCGCATCAAGGGcttggatgtgttttgatgcaatgacAGAAGGTCATTGCCTATGAATCGAGACAACTGAAGgtacacgagcagaactatacaactcatgatttagagttgggagctgttgtctttgcacttaaaatatggagacactatttgtatggaactaaatgCACCATATTTacggatcacaagagtcttcagcatatttttaatcagaaacaattaaaTATGCGACAACGATGTTggtttgaattgttgaatgattatgactgcgAAATCCATTATCATCCTGGTAAGACTAACGTGGTTGCCAATGCGTTGACCCGGAAGGAAAGGATTAAACCTCtgcgagttagagcattgaatgtGATTATTCATGCAAATCTTGTTTCACAAATCCGAGATGCTCAGTTAGAGGTTATGAAGTAGGAGCATTGGAAGGATGAGGCGATTAAAGGATTAGTTAAGCAATTTGAAGTAAAGGGTGATGGGACCCGATACTTTGCAGGACGTGTATGGGTACCAAGGTATGGTGAATTAAGAAAACTTGTTTTGGATGAAGTGCCAAGACGAGATACTCAATTCACCCTGGAACcgggaagatgtatcatgatctcaaggaattttattggtggcctaacatgaaagttgacgttgctacttatgtgagCAAATGTTTGACT
The window above is part of the Rutidosis leptorrhynchoides isolate AG116_Rl617_1_P2 chromosome 1, CSIRO_AGI_Rlap_v1, whole genome shotgun sequence genome. Proteins encoded here:
- the LOC139900597 gene encoding uncharacterized protein, encoding MDEAYATPWEEFKRMMIRTNITGYTKRFLELALMCPEFVTTEEKKIERCKKVGHMSKDCRVNLTQPTGNKPKTCYGCGQVGHMKNQCPNAKKDGNSKGRTFNISTKGAREDPELVTSTFLLNNCIAYVLFDSGADRSFISKDFSTVINVPPTALDTKYVIELANADTLFEVDLMPVELGSFDVIIGMDWLSKNHVDIACAEKAIRIPLANGEILVVQGDKSGTKLNIISCMKARKCLRKGCQAILTHVKEIESEEKRLEDEPVVKDFPGVFPKDLPGLPPRREVEFQIDLIPGTAPVARPPYRLAPSELQELSNQLQELLDKGFIRPSSSPWGAPILFSVQFLGHAVSSQGIHVDPAKIKAIGNWEVPKTPTHVRQFLGLTGYYRRCIQDFSKIARPLTALTHKGKKFEWLKEQESAFQQLKHKLTTVPILSLPEGNDDFVVYCDAPHQGLGCVLMQ